A genomic stretch from Chiloscyllium punctatum isolate Juve2018m chromosome 40, sChiPun1.3, whole genome shotgun sequence includes:
- the dhrs7b gene encoding dehydrogenase/reductase SDR family member 7B isoform X1, which produces MLSLLRRKMLYKGTLMEISSSNLLPLLLGSVGLIILFRLLQSMKDRAIVQDAVVVITGASSGLGKECARVFHAAGARLVLCGRNKQKLEELVKELTGMVNNKSKTHTPHIVTFDLADLDAVRSSAHEILNYFGQVDILINNGGISYRGNILDTAINVDKDVMNTNYFGPIALTKAILPSMVQRRSGHVAVISSVQGKIAIPFRSAYAASKHATQAFFDCLRAEVEQYGVKVTIISPGYIRTNLSLNAVTGNGSKYGVMDKNTAEGYEPRVVAEAVLTTVCRRKKDVLLAGFLPTVAVYLRTLIPSLFFLIMTARAKKERKMKDN; this is translated from the exons GAAAATGCTGTACAAAGGGACTCTCATGGAAATATCCTCTTCAaacctcctgccattgctgctggGTAGTGTGGGCCTTATTATTTTATTCAGACTGCTGCAGAGCATGAAGGATCGAGCAATAGTTCAAGATGCTGTGGTGGTGATAACAGGAGCAAGCTCTGGCCTCGGTAAAG AGTGCGCCAGGGTTTTCCATGCAGCTGGTGCTAGGCTGGTGTTGTGCGGACGGAACAAGCAGAAGCTGGAGGAACTTGTGAAGGAGCTAACTGGGATGGTGAACAACAAGAGCAAG ACGCACACACCTCACATTGTGACCTTTGACCTGGCTGACTTGGACGCTGTGAGAAGCAGCGCACATGAGATTCTCAATTACTTTGGTCAAGTGGACATTCTAATAAATAATGGAGGGATCAGTTACCGAGGCAACATCCTGGACACTGCCATAAATGTTGATAAAGATGTGATGAACACCAACTACTTTGGACCAATTGCTTTAACAAAAG CCATCCTGCCTTCCATGGTGCAGAGAAGAAGTGGACATGTTGCAGTGATTAGTAGTGTCCAAGGGAAAATAGCAATTCCGTTTCGATCTGCTT ATGCAGCATCTAAGCATGCTACCCAAGCTTTCTTTGACTGTCTACGAGCAGAGGTAGAGCAGTATGGAGTTAAGGTGACTATAATTAGTCCAGGATATATCCGCACCAACCTTTCCCTGAATGCGGTGACTGGGAATGGATCCAAGTATGGTG TGATGGACAAGAATACAGCAGAAGGCTATGAACCTCGTGTTGTTGCTGAAGCTGTTCTAACAACTGTGTGCAGGAGGAAGAAGGATGTTCTGCTAGCTGGATTTCTGCCGACAGTCGCAGTTTACTTGCGAACTTTGATTCCGAGTCTCTTCTTTCTTATTATGACAGCCAGAGCTAAGAAAGAGCGCAAGATGAAGGATAATTAA
- the dhrs7b gene encoding dehydrogenase/reductase SDR family member 7B isoform X2: protein MLYKGTLMEISSSNLLPLLLGSVGLIILFRLLQSMKDRAIVQDAVVVITGASSGLGKECARVFHAAGARLVLCGRNKQKLEELVKELTGMVNNKSKTHTPHIVTFDLADLDAVRSSAHEILNYFGQVDILINNGGISYRGNILDTAINVDKDVMNTNYFGPIALTKAILPSMVQRRSGHVAVISSVQGKIAIPFRSAYAASKHATQAFFDCLRAEVEQYGVKVTIISPGYIRTNLSLNAVTGNGSKYGVMDKNTAEGYEPRVVAEAVLTTVCRRKKDVLLAGFLPTVAVYLRTLIPSLFFLIMTARAKKERKMKDN from the exons ATGCTGTACAAAGGGACTCTCATGGAAATATCCTCTTCAaacctcctgccattgctgctggGTAGTGTGGGCCTTATTATTTTATTCAGACTGCTGCAGAGCATGAAGGATCGAGCAATAGTTCAAGATGCTGTGGTGGTGATAACAGGAGCAAGCTCTGGCCTCGGTAAAG AGTGCGCCAGGGTTTTCCATGCAGCTGGTGCTAGGCTGGTGTTGTGCGGACGGAACAAGCAGAAGCTGGAGGAACTTGTGAAGGAGCTAACTGGGATGGTGAACAACAAGAGCAAG ACGCACACACCTCACATTGTGACCTTTGACCTGGCTGACTTGGACGCTGTGAGAAGCAGCGCACATGAGATTCTCAATTACTTTGGTCAAGTGGACATTCTAATAAATAATGGAGGGATCAGTTACCGAGGCAACATCCTGGACACTGCCATAAATGTTGATAAAGATGTGATGAACACCAACTACTTTGGACCAATTGCTTTAACAAAAG CCATCCTGCCTTCCATGGTGCAGAGAAGAAGTGGACATGTTGCAGTGATTAGTAGTGTCCAAGGGAAAATAGCAATTCCGTTTCGATCTGCTT ATGCAGCATCTAAGCATGCTACCCAAGCTTTCTTTGACTGTCTACGAGCAGAGGTAGAGCAGTATGGAGTTAAGGTGACTATAATTAGTCCAGGATATATCCGCACCAACCTTTCCCTGAATGCGGTGACTGGGAATGGATCCAAGTATGGTG TGATGGACAAGAATACAGCAGAAGGCTATGAACCTCGTGTTGTTGCTGAAGCTGTTCTAACAACTGTGTGCAGGAGGAAGAAGGATGTTCTGCTAGCTGGATTTCTGCCGACAGTCGCAGTTTACTTGCGAACTTTGATTCCGAGTCTCTTCTTTCTTATTATGACAGCCAGAGCTAAGAAAGAGCGCAAGATGAAGGATAATTAA